Below is a genomic region from Deltaproteobacteria bacterium.
TGCCTGCTTCTACTTGGGTAATTGTCCAAGTAAGGTTGGTATATGGGGCTGGTAAGGGGATGCCCTGGTCAGGTGGTACTATTACATCACCATCACCGGGATCAATGGGATCGACATCATGAGGATCATTAGATTTACACGACCAAAGTGCAGCAAAAAATAATGCAAGCAAAATCTTTGTTTTCATGATACCTCTACCTCATAAAAATTGTTTGCGCAAAAGCATAAGAAGCTGGACAATAACTATCTTTGTCATGTGCTATATTAACACTTTGCCACAAAAATGGAGTCAACATGCGTAAGCTCTCAATCATCCTGCTACTTGCTAGTTTAAGTTTCAATACATCCTGTGGTGATGATACTACAAAAACTGCTGAACCGCCTCCTAATGCGCCGCAGCTTATGCCAACTCCATTAGATTTGACACTCTGGATCAATAACACAACTGTTAATTCTCACAAAACCAGTAATATCGTAATACTCAACGGCGGTAAAACTGCTTTACAAATCAATTCGGTCACACTTGCTGGCTATAAAGGCCTCGGTAATGCCGAGACTACTTTTACTATCGACACCGGCACGTTACCAGCATCAGTTGAGTACAACACCACCATAGCTCTACCAGTAACATTTTCACCAACTTCGGTCGGTGTACATTTAGCTGAAGTCAACATCACTAGTAATGCTGAGAACCGACCAAACGTCACTTTTTATGTTATTGGCATTGCAACTGATACAAATATACCAAGTACCGCTAAACTTTATTTTTACCCTGAAGATGGTGTAGTAACTACAACCAGCACCGGCAGCCATCGAGCACCGGTTCGCTTTATTAATCTTGGTGCTCAAGAATTATTAGTCTACGGTTATAAAATTACCGGTACTGACGCGAGTTCTTTTACAATACCAACCAACGTTACTCAGCCATCGACAGAATGCAGTACCGTAGCGTGTGGTGACTCATTAACTTCGATTCCGGCAGGTTGTAATCCAATTCGAGTCGCTTTTGGTTCAAGTGTTCCGCTGGTAGTTGAGTATTCTGGTGATATTAATACCGCAGCGGTTGCTTCTTTTGAGGTAGTTAGTAACTCATCTTCTTGTAATGAAGACGCCCTTACTTTAACAAATAAATTAGCTGCCGTATCGCAAGGGGATTAGCCTAAACAGCGACGCTATTTCTTCCATCTTTTTATTACAGTACGGATTTTCTCTTCTTCGCGTTTAGTTAAATTTCCGACCATAGTTACATTTAATCGCTCAGGGGTAAAAAATTTAGCTGCCACTTTATGCAGATCAGCTTGTGATAATTTTTGCAGGCGTTGATATAAATTAGCAGCTTCAGCTTCTATATTGAATAGCACCGCACGACCATACCAGGCTGTAAGATCAGCAGCATCATCAGTCATAAACTCCATACCATAACGATATCGCCGCAAAGATCGGTTTATTTCACTAGCAGTAAATTGCATGTGTTTGGCACTAGCAACAAAGGCTAATAACTTATTAATGGCCAAAGCCACTCGGTCAGGAGCAACGCTGACTTCAAGTTCAAATAATCCACAATCACTATAAGTATTTAATCCAGCATTGAGTGCATAAGCTAAGCCTTGACGATCAACAAGCTCTGCGTGCATACGCGAAGATAAACCATCAGCCAACAAACGTGCCAATAGCACTAAAGCCGGATAATCAGGATCATTAACGGTAACCGCCCAAAAACTCAGACGAATATCAACTTGGCTGCTGATATTTTTCACGCAATGAATTGATGTATGTTTTGGCGGTAAAGCTTGGTCTTTGCTTAAATAAAGCTTTCCAACCGGCAATGATGTGAATGCACGACGTGCGGCTCGCATTATTTGTTTTATATCTACCGGCCCAGCAATACTAAGTACTGCATTATTAGCTACCAAATAGCGACGGCGATGAGCTTCAAGATGCCTACGATTAAAACGCGCTAAATTATTTAGTGTACCTTCAATAGGTAAACCCAAACCATGATTTTTAAAAACAACTGAGTGGGTTAAATTGTCGAGATCGATCATGCGCTTGTTTTGATCAAGCGTTTCTAACAACTCTTCTTTTAAAATCTCTTTTTCAATATGCATATCGCAGTAGCGTGGCGTTTGGACAATTTCACCTAAAATTGCAATTGCTTTAACAACCGCTGAGGGATGACAACCTGTAGAAAACACTAAATGGTCGCGATAGGTAGCACCCTCTAAATAACCACCGAAATCTTCGGCAGCAGCATTAAGCATCGTAGTGTTTAAATACTTTCGCGTCCCACGAAATAACATATGCTCAAGCATATGGGTTATGCCGTTATTTTTTGCTGTCTCATAGCGAGAACCTACGCCAAAATATAGGGCAACATATGCCCACGATAATCCTGGTCGTGGACAAATAACCACAGGCATACCGTTGGCAAGATATTTTTTTTGCGCCGAAAATGCCGCAAGTTTTAATGAGGTAACCGAGTGATCACGACGTGCCATAGTTTTAAGTTATCTATTACGAGACCGTTGACAAGTTCGCTGCCAGCCGCACCACAACTTTCTTTTTACCGTGTTGGAGAATACGTGGTTCATTAAACCAATCCGCGGGTAATTTTTCTGTGGCGTATTGTACTGCTATAGGTTCATTATCAAGGCGATATTGTCCTTGAGTTAATTGGTTACGCGCTTGTCGGTTAGATGGTGCTAAACC
It encodes:
- a CDS encoding insulinase family protein yields the protein MARRDHSVTSLKLAAFSAQKKYLANGMPVVICPRPGLSWAYVALYFGVGSRYETAKNNGITHMLEHMLFRGTRKYLNTTMLNAAAEDFGGYLEGATYRDHLVFSTGCHPSAVVKAIAILGEIVQTPRYCDMHIEKEILKEELLETLDQNKRMIDLDNLTHSVVFKNHGLGLPIEGTLNNLARFNRRHLEAHRRRYLVANNAVLSIAGPVDIKQIMRAARRAFTSLPVGKLYLSKDQALPPKHTSIHCVKNISSQVDIRLSFWAVTVNDPDYPALVLLARLLADGLSSRMHAELVDRQGLAYALNAGLNTYSDCGLFELEVSVAPDRVALAINKLLAFVASAKHMQFTASEINRSLRRYRYGMEFMTDDAADLTAWYGRAVLFNIEAEAANLYQRLQKLSQADLHKVAAKFFTPERLNVTMVGNLTKREEEKIRTVIKRWKK